Within Candidatus Francisella endociliophora, the genomic segment TAATCCTATTAATTGTGACAATTGTGTGAGTAATTGTTCTACCTTTTGGCAATGGTTCGTTGAAAGTATATAAGGCATTACTATACTGGCTGTGAACATTTTTGCTGTTTTATTTATATGTATAGTTTCTAGTTCTTTTAAATCTAGTTTTTTATTCTCGCCTTCGATATCTAGTTGCTGACCTCCAACCATTCCGCTAGCACCACTACATATAGATAATAATTTATTTATTTTCTTTTGTTGTTCAATATTAGAAATCTTTACATCCTGTAGTACTTCAAAAGCTAGAGCTTGAAGCGCATCGCCAGCTAATATAGCAGTGGCCTCATCAAATTTTATATGACAGGTTGGTTTTCCTCTGCGTAATGTATCATTATCCATTGCAGGTAAGTCATCATGAATTAATGAATATGTATGTATTGCTTCAATAGCAAAAGCTATTCTATGACAGTCTTGTTTATCTATACTAAAAATATTACCAATTATATGTACAAATTGAGATCTGATTCTTTTGCCACCACTAAAAAAACTATACTGCA encodes:
- a CDS encoding polyprenyl synthetase family protein, whose protein sequence is MNDKNNLKEFNNFAEKVFKQLQIPSKTLFDAMQYSFFSGGKRIRSQFVHIIGNIFSIDKQDCHRIAFAIEAIHTYSLIHDDLPAMDNDTLRRGKPTCHIKFDEATAILAGDALQALAFEVLQDVKISNIEQQKKINKLLSICSGASGMVGGQQLDIEGENKKLDLKELETIHINKTAKMFTASIVMPYILSTNHCQKVEQLLTQLSQLIGLCFQIKDDILDVTKTTQELGKTSSKDLDSNKSTYVALMGLDKAIEYLHSKQLEITHILKELSNYQIHSQDLKQIIDLVINRNY